One Micromonospora craniellae genomic region harbors:
- the fmt gene encoding methionyl-tRNA formyltransferase: MRVIFAGTPAVAVPALAAVAASRHELVAVVTRPDAPAGRGRGLHRSPVGAWADEHGVEVLTPARPREPEFLDRLRELAPDCVPVVAYGALVPPVALEIPRRGWVNLHFSLLPAWRGAAPVQHAVLHGDELTGASVFQLEEGLDTGPVYGTVTDEIRPADTSGDLLERLADSGSGLLVAVLDAMEDGTARAEPQPADGVSLAPKLTVEDARVRWADPAFAVDRRIRACTPAPGPWTTLRDERVKLGPVTPAPDAPDLKPGELLVEKARVLAGTATVPVRLGEVRAAGKRAMPASDWARGVRVATGEEFA, from the coding sequence ATGCGCGTGATCTTCGCCGGTACGCCGGCCGTCGCCGTCCCTGCCCTGGCCGCCGTGGCCGCCTCGCGGCACGAGCTGGTGGCCGTGGTCACCCGCCCGGACGCCCCGGCCGGACGCGGTCGTGGCCTGCACCGCTCACCGGTCGGCGCCTGGGCCGACGAGCACGGCGTCGAGGTGCTGACCCCGGCCCGTCCCCGGGAGCCGGAGTTCCTGGACCGGCTGCGTGAGCTGGCGCCGGACTGCGTGCCGGTGGTCGCCTACGGCGCGCTGGTGCCCCCGGTGGCGCTGGAGATCCCTCGCCGCGGCTGGGTGAACCTGCACTTCTCGCTGCTGCCCGCGTGGCGCGGCGCCGCGCCGGTGCAGCACGCCGTGCTGCACGGCGACGAGCTGACCGGGGCCAGCGTCTTCCAGTTGGAGGAGGGGCTGGACACCGGGCCGGTGTACGGCACCGTGACCGACGAGATCCGACCCGCCGACACCTCCGGTGACCTGCTGGAGCGGCTGGCCGACAGCGGCTCCGGGCTGTTGGTGGCGGTGCTGGACGCGATGGAGGACGGCACCGCCCGCGCCGAGCCACAGCCCGCCGACGGCGTCTCGCTGGCGCCGAAGCTGACCGTCGAGGACGCCCGGGTGCGGTGGGCCGACCCGGCCTTCGCGGTGGACCGCCGGATCCGCGCCTGCACCCCGGCGCCCGGCCCGTGGACGACGTTGCGGGACGAGCGGGTGAAGCTCGGCCCGGTCACCCCGGCACCCGACGCGCCCGACCTCAAGCCCGGCGAGCTGCTGGTGGAGAAGGCGCGGGTGCTGGCCGGCACGGCCACCGTCCCGGTCCGCCTCGGCGAGGTGCGGGCAGCGGGCAAGCGGGCCATGCCGGCGTCCGACTGGGCACGCGGTGTCCGGGTCGCCACCGGGGAGGAGTTCGCGTGA
- the rpoZ gene encoding DNA-directed RNA polymerase subunit omega, which yields MGSIANPEGITNPPIDELLEKTTSKYALVIFAAKRARQVNAYYSQLGEGLLEYVGPLVETTPQEKPLSIAMREINAGLLTAEPTDQP from the coding sequence GTGGGATCCATCGCCAACCCCGAAGGCATCACCAACCCGCCGATCGACGAGCTCCTGGAGAAGACGACGTCGAAGTACGCGTTGGTCATCTTCGCGGCCAAGCGGGCGCGTCAGGTCAACGCCTACTACAGCCAGCTCGGCGAGGGCCTGCTGGAGTACGTCGGCCCGCTGGTCGAGACGACCCCGCAGGAGAAGCCGCTCTCGATCGCGATGCGCGAGATCAACGCCGGCCTGCTCACCGCTGAGCCGACCGACCAGCCGTAA
- a CDS encoding primosomal protein N', giving the protein MTGGSSDDRRPADGSPVARVCVDVPLPHLDRPFDYLVPSDLAADAIPGARVKVRFAGQLVDGWVLERVDRSDHPKPVYLTKVVSPAPVLAPEVARLARAVADRYAGSLADVLRLAVPPRHARVEKEVLTPAAESPTATDAPPATEPPPAGQAPDPGGWRDYPAGAALLRALAEGRAPRAVWSALPGEDWAARYATAVAATVAAGRGALVVVADGRDLDRLAAALTATLGAGRHVCLSAALGPARRYRAFLAARRSAAPVVIGTRAAMFAPVARLGLVAIWDDGDDLHAEPRAPYPHAREVLLTRAQLDDAAALVGGYARTAEAQLLVETGWAREVIADRAVLRARTPAVAPTGDDPQLARDPGAATARLPSLAWTAAREALRAELPVLVQVPRRGYLPSVACDDCRTPARCPHCAGPLALPSAGRPPACRWCGRVAAAYACPQCRGRRLRASVTGARRTAEELGRAFPGVSVRTSGREEVLADVPGGAGLVIATPGAEPVAEGGYGAVLLLDTWAMLTRADLRAGEEALRRWAAAAALARPAAAGGRVVVVADGALAPVQALLRWDPGWFAARELAERRELGFPPAVRMASVTGLPVAVADLLAQARLPDGAELLGPVPADGERERMLVRVPRTRAAALAEALHAAAGVRTARKAADPVRLQVDPLALF; this is encoded by the coding sequence CTGACCGGCGGCAGCAGTGACGACCGGCGACCCGCTGACGGGTCGCCGGTCGCTCGCGTCTGCGTCGACGTGCCGCTGCCGCACCTGGACCGCCCCTTCGACTACCTGGTCCCGTCAGACCTCGCCGCCGACGCGATCCCCGGAGCCCGGGTGAAGGTCCGCTTCGCCGGTCAACTGGTCGACGGCTGGGTGCTGGAGCGGGTCGACCGCTCCGACCATCCGAAACCGGTGTACCTGACCAAGGTGGTCTCCCCGGCGCCGGTGCTGGCCCCCGAGGTGGCGCGGCTGGCCCGGGCCGTCGCCGACCGGTACGCCGGCAGCCTCGCCGACGTGCTGCGCCTTGCCGTGCCACCCCGGCACGCCCGCGTGGAGAAGGAGGTCCTCACCCCGGCTGCCGAGTCGCCAACGGCCACCGACGCGCCACCCGCCACCGAGCCGCCCCCAGCTGGCCAGGCACCTGATCCGGGCGGGTGGCGGGACTACCCGGCCGGTGCGGCGCTGCTGCGCGCCCTGGCCGAGGGGCGCGCACCCCGGGCCGTCTGGTCGGCGTTGCCCGGGGAGGACTGGGCGGCCCGCTACGCCACCGCCGTCGCCGCCACCGTGGCCGCCGGCCGGGGCGCGCTCGTGGTGGTCGCCGACGGCCGTGACCTGGACCGGCTCGCCGCCGCGCTCACCGCCACGCTGGGCGCCGGGCGGCACGTGTGCCTCTCCGCCGCGTTGGGGCCGGCCCGGCGCTACCGGGCCTTCCTGGCCGCCCGCCGGTCCGCCGCCCCGGTGGTGATCGGCACCCGGGCGGCCATGTTCGCCCCGGTGGCCCGGCTCGGCCTGGTGGCCATCTGGGACGACGGTGACGACCTGCACGCCGAACCCCGGGCGCCGTACCCGCACGCCCGCGAGGTGCTGCTCACCCGGGCCCAGCTCGACGACGCGGCGGCGCTGGTGGGCGGCTACGCGCGTACCGCCGAGGCGCAATTGCTGGTGGAGACCGGGTGGGCCCGGGAGGTGATCGCCGATCGGGCGGTGCTGCGGGCGCGTACCCCGGCGGTGGCACCGACCGGCGACGACCCGCAGTTGGCCCGCGATCCGGGTGCGGCGACGGCGCGGCTGCCGAGCCTGGCCTGGACCGCCGCCCGCGAGGCGTTGCGGGCGGAGCTGCCGGTGCTGGTGCAGGTGCCCCGCCGGGGCTACCTGCCCTCGGTCGCCTGCGACGACTGCCGGACCCCGGCCCGCTGTCCGCACTGCGCCGGGCCGCTGGCGTTGCCCTCCGCCGGACGGCCGCCGGCCTGCCGCTGGTGCGGCCGGGTCGCCGCCGCGTACGCCTGCCCGCAGTGCCGGGGACGGCGGCTGAGGGCCTCGGTCACCGGTGCCCGGCGTACCGCCGAGGAGTTGGGCCGGGCCTTTCCCGGGGTGTCGGTGCGTACCTCCGGGCGGGAGGAGGTGCTGGCCGACGTGCCCGGCGGGGCCGGGCTGGTGATCGCCACGCCGGGCGCCGAACCGGTCGCCGAGGGCGGCTACGGTGCGGTGCTGCTGCTGGACACCTGGGCGATGCTGACCCGGGCCGACCTGCGGGCGGGGGAGGAGGCGCTGCGCCGTTGGGCGGCGGCGGCGGCGCTGGCCCGGCCGGCGGCGGCGGGTGGCCGGGTGGTGGTGGTCGCCGACGGCGCGCTGGCGCCGGTGCAGGCGCTGCTGCGCTGGGACCCGGGCTGGTTCGCCGCCCGGGAGTTGGCCGAGCGTCGCGAGCTGGGGTTTCCGCCCGCGGTGCGGATGGCCAGCGTGACCGGGCTGCCGGTCGCGGTGGCCGACCTGTTGGCCCAGGCGCGGTTGCCGGACGGCGCGGAACTGCTCGGCCCGGTGCCGGCCGACGGGGAGCGGGAACGGATGCTGGTCCGGGTGCCCCGGACGCGGGCGGCGGCTCTGGCCGAGGCGTTGCACGCGGCGGCGGGGGTGCGTACCGCCCGTAAGGCCGCCGACCCGGTACGCCTTCAGGTCGATCCGCTCGCGCTGTTCTGA
- the metK gene encoding methionine adenosyltransferase yields the protein MSRRLFTSESVTEGHPDKIADQISDGILDALLAQDPHSRVAVETLITTGQVHVAGEVTTKAYADIPSIVRETILGIGYDSSKKGFDGASCGVSVSIGAQSPDIAQGVDNAFELRTGSSESALDAQGAGDQGMMFGFACAETPELMPLPIALAHRLARRLSAVRKVGSVPYLRPDGKTQVTIEYEGLRPVRLHTVVVSSQHAADISLESLLTPDVREHVIGPELEGLGLDTEGYRLLVNPTGRFEIGGPMGDAGLTGRKIIVDTYGGYARHGGGAFSGKDPSKVDRSAAYAMRWVAKNVVAAGLAERCEVQVAYAIGKAHPVSLFVETFGTETVPVASIEKAVSEVFDLRPAAIIRDLHLLRPIYGQTAAYGHFGRELPDLTWENTDRAADLKSAAGA from the coding sequence GTGTCACGCCGCCTCTTCACGTCCGAATCGGTCACGGAAGGCCACCCGGACAAGATCGCTGATCAGATCAGTGACGGTATTCTCGATGCCCTGCTCGCTCAGGATCCGCATAGTCGGGTGGCGGTGGAGACGTTGATCACCACCGGTCAGGTGCATGTGGCGGGTGAGGTGACGACGAAGGCGTACGCCGACATCCCGTCGATCGTGCGGGAGACGATCCTGGGGATCGGGTACGACTCGTCGAAGAAGGGGTTTGATGGGGCGTCGTGTGGGGTGAGTGTGTCGATTGGGGCGCAGTCGCCGGATATTGCGCAGGGTGTGGATAATGCCTTCGAGTTGCGGACGGGTTCGTCGGAGTCGGCGTTGGATGCGCAGGGTGCCGGTGATCAGGGGATGATGTTTGGTTTTGCGTGTGCGGAGACGCCGGAGTTGATGCCGTTGCCGATCGCGTTGGCGCATCGGTTGGCGCGTCGGTTGTCGGCGGTGCGGAAGGTTGGTTCGGTGCCGTATCTGCGTCCGGATGGTAAGACGCAGGTGACGATCGAGTATGAGGGTTTGCGTCCGGTTCGGTTGCACACGGTGGTGGTGTCGTCGCAGCATGCGGCGGACATCTCGTTGGAGTCGTTGTTGACTCCGGATGTGCGGGAGCATGTGATCGGGCCGGAGTTGGAGGGTTTGGGGTTGGATACTGAGGGTTATCGGTTGTTGGTGAATCCGACGGGGCGGTTTGAGATCGGTGGTCCGATGGGGGATGCCGGTTTGACGGGTCGGAAGATCATCGTGGACACGTATGGCGGGTATGCGCGGCATGGTGGTGGGGCGTTTTCGGGGAAGGATCCGTCGAAGGTGGATCGGTCGGCGGCGTACGCGATGCGGTGGGTGGCGAAGAATGTGGTGGCGGCGGGGTTGGCGGAGCGGTGTGAGGTGCAGGTGGCGTATGCGATCGGTAAGGCGCATCCGGTGAGTTTGTTCGTGGAGACGTTCGGTACGGAGACGGTGCCGGTGGCGTCGATTGAGAAGGCGGTGTCGGAGGTGTTCGATCTGCGTCCGGCGGCGATCATTCGGGATCTGCATCTGTTGCGTCCGATCTATGGGCAGACCGCGGCGTATGGTCATTTCGGTCGGGAGTTGCCGGACCTGACGTGGGAGAACACCGATCGGGCCGCCGACCTCAAGTCGGCCGCAGGAGCCTGA
- a CDS encoding AAA family ATPase translates to MTVRQSIVFNGDLGSGKSTVSVVIAERLGLRRVSVGDLYRQMAQERQMTALQLNLHAELDQAVDGYVDQLQRDIAASGESLVMDSRLAWHFFTDALKVHMITEPAEAARRVLLRPSGPAESYTSMAEAEAKLRERSESERGRFLVRYGVDKALLRNYDLVCDTTRAPAGEVIERIVEAYEGRLAPEVLRAAPPLLLLDPARVYPTEDVTELRGLWDSTVVDEVVAAGEAALEPLEIGYTGEYFFVVNGHRRLSAALRGGFRLVPGRLVAEVDEPVVGGMSAIDYFAAQVRPSLIHDWEAAHDIRLPLPEHALLGGDAVLAGESGTAV, encoded by the coding sequence GTGACCGTTCGTCAGTCGATCGTCTTCAACGGTGACCTCGGCAGCGGCAAGAGCACCGTGTCGGTGGTGATCGCCGAGCGGCTCGGCCTGCGCCGGGTCAGCGTCGGTGACCTCTACCGGCAGATGGCCCAGGAGCGTCAGATGACCGCGCTCCAGCTCAACCTGCACGCCGAGCTCGACCAGGCGGTCGACGGCTACGTCGACCAGCTCCAGCGCGACATCGCCGCCTCCGGCGAGAGTCTGGTGATGGACTCCCGGCTGGCCTGGCACTTCTTCACCGACGCGCTCAAGGTGCACATGATCACCGAGCCGGCTGAGGCCGCCCGGCGGGTGCTGCTGCGGCCCTCCGGCCCGGCGGAGAGCTACACCTCGATGGCGGAGGCAGAGGCCAAGCTGCGGGAACGCAGCGAGAGCGAGCGTGGCCGGTTCCTGGTCCGCTACGGCGTGGACAAGGCCCTGCTGCGCAACTACGACCTGGTCTGCGACACCACCCGGGCTCCCGCCGGCGAGGTGATCGAGCGGATCGTCGAGGCGTACGAGGGGCGGCTCGCCCCGGAGGTGCTGCGCGCCGCGCCGCCGCTGCTCCTGCTCGACCCGGCGCGGGTCTATCCGACCGAGGACGTCACGGAGCTGCGCGGGCTGTGGGACTCGACGGTCGTCGACGAGGTCGTTGCCGCCGGTGAGGCCGCCCTGGAGCCGCTGGAGATCGGCTACACCGGCGAGTACTTCTTCGTGGTGAACGGGCACCGTCGCCTCAGCGCCGCGCTGCGCGGTGGGTTCCGGCTGGTGCCCGGCCGGCTGGTCGCCGAGGTCGACGAGCCCGTGGTGGGTGGGATGAGCGCGATCGACTACTTCGCCGCGCAGGTCCGGCCCAGCCTGATCCACGACTGGGAGGCGGCCCACGACATCCGCCTGCCGCTGCCGGAGCACGCGCTGCTCGGCGGGGACGCGGTGCTGGCGGGGGAGAGCGGCACCGCGGTCTGA
- the def gene encoding peptide deformylase, translating to MTVSPIRLFGDPVLRTPADPAVDFDVELRTLIADLTDTMRESNGAGLAAPQLGVGLRVFTFDVDDVLGHLVNPVLEFPDEEEQDGPEGCLSIPGLYFDTKRRQNVIAKGFNGHGDPMQIVGTGLMARCVQHETDHLDGVLFIDRLDQAGRKAAMKAIRQAEWYDAAAPPTVKLSPHTVGSPFGLGR from the coding sequence GTGACCGTTTCGCCCATCCGTCTCTTCGGGGACCCGGTGCTGCGCACGCCGGCCGATCCGGCGGTCGACTTCGACGTCGAGCTGCGTACGCTCATCGCCGACCTGACCGACACCATGCGTGAGAGCAACGGCGCCGGTCTGGCCGCGCCGCAGCTCGGGGTGGGCCTGCGGGTGTTCACCTTCGACGTCGACGACGTGCTCGGTCACCTGGTCAACCCGGTGCTGGAGTTCCCCGACGAGGAGGAGCAGGACGGCCCGGAGGGCTGCCTGTCCATCCCCGGGTTGTACTTCGACACCAAGCGTCGGCAGAACGTGATCGCCAAGGGCTTCAACGGCCACGGCGACCCGATGCAGATCGTCGGCACCGGCCTGATGGCGCGTTGCGTGCAGCACGAGACCGACCACCTGGACGGGGTGCTCTTCATCGACCGGCTGGACCAGGCCGGCCGCAAGGCGGCGATGAAGGCGATCCGGCAGGCCGAGTGGTATGACGCCGCCGCCCCGCCCACGGTGAAGCTGAGTCCGCACACCGTCGGCAGCCCCTTCGGTCTGGGGCGGTGA
- a CDS encoding nucleoside/nucleotide kinase family protein yields MSLDDEARPAARLTVLAGPSGAGRESVVELVRARSPSVWTPLAVTTRPRREGEVEGVHRHFLAPLEFDRRVARGELLEWSRFGAYRRGTELAPVRDRLAAGAPVLLPLDLDGALLVREMVPEARLVLLHPPGRRPGPATVSAFDRSVSHDRTERVVNELVGLIGSSFLAPARPRSRG; encoded by the coding sequence GTGAGCTTGGATGACGAGGCGCGCCCGGCGGCTCGGCTCACTGTCCTGGCCGGCCCATCCGGCGCCGGTAGGGAGAGTGTCGTCGAGCTGGTCCGGGCGCGTTCTCCGTCGGTATGGACGCCGCTCGCGGTCACCACCCGGCCCCGCCGGGAGGGCGAGGTGGAGGGCGTCCACCGGCACTTCCTCGCCCCGCTGGAGTTCGACCGCCGGGTGGCCCGGGGTGAGCTGCTGGAATGGAGCCGGTTCGGGGCGTACCGTCGCGGCACGGAGTTGGCTCCGGTGCGTGACCGGCTCGCCGCCGGAGCGCCGGTCCTGCTCCCGCTCGACCTCGACGGAGCGCTGCTGGTCCGTGAGATGGTGCCCGAGGCGCGGCTCGTCCTACTCCATCCGCCCGGCCGGCGTCCGGGGCCGGCCACCGTGTCGGCTTTCGACCGGAGCGTGTCGCATGACCGCACCGAGCGCGTGGTGAACGAGCTGGTAGGGTTGATCGGTTCCTCATTCCTGGCTCCGGCCCGGCCGCGTTCGCGCGGCTGA
- the coaBC gene encoding bifunctional phosphopantothenoylcysteine decarboxylase/phosphopantothenate--cysteine ligase CoaBC: MSARIILGVGGGIAAYKACEILRLFTESGHQVRVVPTAAALRFVGAPTWAALSGQPVAEDVWSDVHEVPHVRLGQQADLVVVAPATADLLAKAAHGLADDLLTNTLLTARCPVVLAPAMHTEMWEHPATVANVATLRARGVRVIEPAVGRLTGADTGKGRLPDPAEIFAVARRALRRGADAPADLAGRHVLVTAGGTREPLDPVRFLGNRSSGKQGYAFARSAVARGARVTLISANVELPDPAGADVVRVGTTAELRDATLAAAVDADVVVMAAAPADFRPATYAPGKIKKSDDGSAPSIALVTNPDIAAELGRGRRPEQLLVVFAAETGDAEANGRAKLARKRADLIVINEVGPDKVFGAETNAATVIGVDGSVIRMPEQSKEDLADRVWDLVVARLADGSS, from the coding sequence ATGAGCGCCCGGATCATCCTCGGTGTCGGTGGCGGCATCGCCGCCTACAAGGCGTGCGAGATACTGCGCCTGTTCACCGAGTCGGGCCACCAGGTCCGGGTCGTGCCGACCGCTGCCGCGCTGCGGTTCGTCGGCGCGCCGACCTGGGCGGCGCTCTCCGGTCAGCCGGTCGCCGAGGACGTCTGGTCCGACGTGCACGAGGTGCCGCACGTCCGTCTCGGCCAGCAGGCCGACCTGGTGGTGGTCGCGCCGGCCACCGCCGACCTGTTGGCCAAGGCCGCACACGGCCTCGCCGACGACCTGCTCACCAACACCCTGCTCACCGCCCGCTGTCCGGTGGTGCTGGCACCGGCCATGCACACCGAGATGTGGGAGCACCCCGCCACCGTCGCCAACGTGGCGACCCTGCGGGCGCGGGGCGTACGCGTCATCGAACCGGCGGTGGGGCGGCTCACCGGCGCGGACACCGGCAAGGGGCGGCTGCCCGATCCGGCGGAGATCTTCGCGGTCGCCCGCCGCGCGCTCCGCCGAGGCGCCGACGCCCCCGCCGACCTGGCCGGCCGACACGTCCTCGTCACCGCCGGCGGCACCCGCGAACCACTGGACCCGGTGCGCTTCCTCGGCAACCGCTCCTCGGGCAAGCAGGGCTACGCCTTCGCCCGTTCCGCAGTCGCCCGGGGCGCCCGGGTCACGCTGATCTCGGCGAACGTGGAACTGCCCGATCCGGCCGGAGCGGACGTCGTCCGTGTCGGCACCACCGCCGAACTGCGCGATGCGACGCTCGCGGCGGCCGTCGACGCCGACGTGGTGGTGATGGCGGCGGCTCCGGCCGATTTCCGTCCGGCGACGTACGCGCCTGGCAAAATCAAGAAGTCGGACGACGGCAGCGCACCCAGCATCGCGCTCGTGACCAACCCGGACATCGCCGCCGAGCTGGGTCGAGGCCGCCGACCGGAGCAGCTGCTGGTGGTGTTCGCCGCCGAGACCGGCGACGCCGAGGCCAACGGGCGGGCCAAGCTCGCCCGCAAGCGGGCCGATCTCATCGTCATCAACGAGGTCGGACCGGACAAGGTCTTCGGCGCCGAGACCAACGCGGCGACCGTCATCGGCGTGGACGGTTCGGTCATCCGGATGCCCGAACAGTCCAAGGAGGATCTCGCCGACAGGGTGTGGGACCTGGTGGTCGCCCGGCTCGCCGACGGTTCCTCCTGA
- the mihF gene encoding integration host factor, actinobacterial type, protein MPLPSLTPEQRAAALEKAAEIRKARAELKEQLKQGKTTLGAVLARAESDDVVGKLKVSAVLQAMPGIGKIRATQIMEKLKIADSRRLRGLGEQQRKALLGEFAAN, encoded by the coding sequence GTGCCGCTCCCGTCACTGACCCCTGAGCAGCGCGCAGCCGCCCTGGAAAAGGCTGCGGAGATCCGCAAAGCCCGTGCCGAGCTGAAGGAGCAGCTCAAGCAGGGCAAGACCACCCTCGGAGCCGTCCTTGCGCGGGCCGAGTCCGACGATGTCGTCGGCAAGCTGAAGGTGTCGGCCGTGCTGCAGGCGATGCCGGGCATCGGCAAGATCCGAGCCACCCAGATCATGGAGAAGCTCAAGATCGCCGACAGCCGTCGCCTGCGTGGCCTCGGCGAACAGCAGCGCAAGGCCCTGCTTGGGGAGTTCGCCGCCAACTGA